One part of the Ochrobactrum quorumnocens genome encodes these proteins:
- a CDS encoding ABC transporter permease translates to MNSVFPAIVDWGLLAYDPPGWGRALVFGLLNTLQIAVGGYVLGLLLGACGAAGKLYGSPVIKDLLAVYTTVVRGIPELVLLLILYYAGTQFLNSIMTKLGYGSLDVSGLVAGIIVIGLVQGAYATEVIRGAILSIAPGQIEAGRAFGMSPVKVMHRITLPAMLPFAIPGLSNLWLIATKDTALLAVVGFTELTLITRQAAGATKAYMLFFLTAGAIYLGITLLSTAFLRTLERHFKRGFPEDR, encoded by the coding sequence ATGAACTCTGTTTTCCCCGCAATCGTCGACTGGGGCCTGCTTGCGTATGATCCGCCAGGTTGGGGGCGTGCACTGGTCTTTGGCCTGCTGAATACCTTGCAAATAGCTGTTGGCGGCTATGTGCTCGGGCTACTTCTTGGCGCTTGCGGGGCAGCAGGAAAACTTTATGGCAGTCCTGTCATAAAGGACCTTCTCGCGGTTTATACTACTGTCGTGCGTGGCATCCCTGAATTAGTCTTACTTTTGATCCTTTATTACGCAGGTACACAGTTTCTCAATTCGATAATGACCAAGCTTGGCTATGGCTCGCTCGATGTCAGCGGTCTTGTCGCTGGCATCATCGTGATCGGTCTGGTGCAGGGCGCTTATGCCACGGAAGTCATTCGCGGAGCCATCCTTTCAATCGCTCCTGGACAGATCGAAGCCGGTCGTGCCTTTGGCATGTCACCCGTCAAAGTCATGCATCGCATCACTTTGCCAGCCATGCTGCCTTTTGCCATTCCCGGCCTTTCTAATCTCTGGCTGATCGCTACCAAGGATACAGCCCTTCTCGCAGTCGTTGGCTTCACTGAACTGACCCTCATAACACGTCAGGCGGCAGGTGCGACCAAAGCTTATATGCTGTTCTTCCTCACCGCAGGCGCAATCTATCTCGGTATAACGCTGCTTTCGACCGCGTTCCTGCGTACCCTTGAGCGCCATTTCAAACGCGGTTTTCCGGAGGATCGATGA
- a CDS encoding TetR/AcrR family transcriptional regulator: MSSLFKRAPEIERRRELIEATLECISELGIQATTVRAVAARAGVTNGLIRHHFENKANLIIEAYRRTMELITASSMEILESGVGTPHQRLLKFIKATLEDQASDYRMLSLWATFISQNRVDPMITAVRNESYANLRQATEPLLAEVFAAEGRLFTPLEIERAAICVHAILDGLWIEACLDQPRENTDTFVKLATEMIEKILDIKLA; the protein is encoded by the coding sequence ATGTCGAGCCTGTTCAAGCGTGCCCCGGAAATTGAACGTCGCCGCGAGTTGATTGAAGCGACTCTGGAATGCATATCCGAGCTTGGCATTCAGGCGACGACTGTACGTGCGGTTGCGGCGCGAGCAGGTGTGACAAATGGGTTGATTCGCCATCACTTTGAAAATAAAGCGAATCTCATCATCGAAGCATACCGCCGCACCATGGAGCTCATTACGGCGTCCAGTATGGAAATATTGGAATCAGGCGTGGGAACGCCGCATCAACGTCTGTTGAAATTCATCAAGGCGACGTTGGAAGATCAGGCCTCGGACTATCGGATGCTATCGCTGTGGGCGACCTTCATCAGCCAGAACCGTGTTGATCCGATGATCACTGCCGTGCGTAACGAAAGCTATGCCAATCTTCGCCAGGCAACGGAGCCGCTGCTCGCTGAAGTTTTTGCCGCAGAGGGCAGGCTGTTTACGCCGCTTGAGATTGAGCGTGCCGCCATTTGTGTGCACGCTATCCTCGATGGGCTATGGATAGAAGCTTGTCTTGATCAGCCCCGCGAAAACACAGATACTTTTGTAAAACTCGCGACAGAAATGATCGAAAAGATTCTCGATATTAAGCTCGCATGA
- a CDS encoding NAD(P)-binding protein, which yields MPMRDPRYDILFEPIKIGPVTAPNRFYQVPHCSGMGHRYPDADRHMRRMKAEGGWGVIATQETEIHPTSDITPSNQGRLWDDKDIPRLIQLTDAVHEHGSLAAIQLVHNGIHIANRLTRLSPIGPSDIMVDVEDPVQARAMDKSDIAQFRKWHRDAALRAKRAGFDIIYVYAGHDMTLLQHFLLNRYNKRTDEYGGSFENRLRLFREVIADTRDAVGDKCAIAVRFAVEEFLGADGLTHDGEGRDVIAALADEPDLWDVNLSNWSNDSQTSRFSQEGFQEDFVSFVKPLTSKPVVGVGRYTSPDAMVRAIKKGIFDMIGAARPSIADPFLPAKIRDGRIDDIRECIGCNICTASDNTVAPMRCTQNPTIGEEWRKGWHPEIIPTLEQQQSVLIIGGGPSGLEAARAMAQRGADVMLADAAQEWGGRVAQECRLPGLAAWGRVRDWRLGQLRQAPNAQLYLDSCLTAEDILSYGIPHVAIATGARWRNDGMGRAHRDPLNYLTEGATIGVNAFLENGVDALTNDGAVVVFDDDRYYMASVLAELIASSGRKVAFVTPAPIVAPWTEHTLEQGRVQRRLIEKGIEIIPLHHLAGRTKDTLEIACSYSGAHRTIDCATLVPVTSRLPTNQLWLDLIAMKDHWADHGLESVERIGDCLSPGIIAAATYAGHSYARSRNNPAPDDIYDMYR from the coding sequence ATGCCCATGCGCGACCCACGTTACGATATATTGTTTGAACCCATTAAAATCGGCCCTGTCACCGCACCCAACCGTTTTTATCAGGTACCACATTGCAGCGGCATGGGTCATCGCTATCCCGATGCCGACCGTCATATGCGACGCATGAAGGCGGAAGGCGGCTGGGGCGTGATTGCGACACAGGAAACGGAAATCCATCCGACTTCCGATATTACTCCATCCAATCAGGGTCGACTATGGGACGACAAGGACATTCCACGCCTTATCCAGCTGACCGATGCTGTCCATGAACATGGAAGTCTGGCTGCAATCCAGCTCGTGCACAACGGCATCCATATCGCTAACCGCCTGACGCGTCTCTCACCCATTGGTCCATCCGACATCATGGTCGATGTGGAAGATCCGGTGCAGGCGCGCGCGATGGATAAAAGCGACATTGCTCAATTTCGCAAATGGCATCGCGATGCCGCATTGCGGGCGAAACGTGCTGGCTTCGATATCATCTATGTATATGCCGGTCATGACATGACGTTGCTGCAGCATTTCCTGCTTAATCGTTACAATAAGCGAACCGATGAATATGGCGGTAGCTTTGAAAATCGCCTGCGCCTCTTCCGTGAAGTGATTGCAGACACACGCGACGCCGTAGGTGACAAATGCGCCATAGCGGTTCGCTTTGCCGTCGAGGAATTTCTGGGCGCTGATGGACTGACGCATGACGGTGAAGGGCGCGATGTGATTGCGGCCCTCGCGGATGAGCCCGATCTGTGGGATGTCAATCTTTCCAACTGGTCGAATGACAGCCAGACATCACGCTTTTCGCAGGAAGGCTTTCAGGAAGATTTCGTTTCATTCGTGAAGCCCCTCACCTCAAAACCAGTTGTGGGTGTAGGACGTTATACCTCCCCCGACGCCATGGTCCGCGCTATCAAAAAAGGCATTTTCGATATGATCGGTGCGGCGCGGCCATCGATTGCCGATCCTTTCCTGCCAGCCAAAATCCGCGATGGTCGCATTGATGATATCCGCGAATGCATAGGCTGCAATATCTGCACTGCAAGCGACAACACTGTGGCTCCAATGCGTTGCACGCAAAACCCCACCATCGGTGAAGAATGGCGCAAAGGCTGGCATCCGGAAATCATCCCTACCCTTGAACAACAGCAATCGGTGCTCATCATCGGTGGTGGCCCCTCGGGACTTGAGGCAGCACGTGCCATGGCGCAGCGCGGAGCCGATGTCATGCTGGCCGATGCCGCACAGGAATGGGGCGGTCGGGTTGCACAGGAATGCAGGCTTCCGGGCCTCGCAGCGTGGGGTCGTGTTCGTGACTGGCGTCTTGGTCAATTGCGGCAGGCACCAAATGCCCAGCTCTATCTCGATAGCTGTCTCACCGCAGAAGATATTCTATCCTATGGCATCCCGCACGTGGCGATCGCCACTGGTGCCCGCTGGCGTAACGATGGCATGGGGCGTGCGCATCGCGATCCACTCAACTATCTCACAGAAGGCGCAACCATCGGCGTCAATGCGTTTCTTGAAAACGGCGTCGACGCACTCACCAATGATGGGGCCGTAGTCGTGTTCGATGATGACCGCTACTATATGGCAAGCGTTCTGGCAGAACTGATTGCCTCGTCAGGACGTAAGGTGGCATTCGTAACCCCTGCTCCAATTGTAGCTCCATGGACCGAACACACACTCGAACAGGGCCGCGTGCAACGTCGTCTGATAGAAAAAGGCATTGAAATCATCCCGCTGCATCACCTTGCAGGACGCACGAAAGACACACTCGAAATTGCCTGTTCCTATTCAGGTGCGCATCGCACAATCGACTGTGCGACACTGGTTCCGGTCACCTCGAGGCTCCCGACCAATCAACTATGGCTTGATCTCATCGCCATGAAAGATCATTGGGCTGATCACGGTCTGGAAAGCGTCGAGCGTATCGGCGATTGTCTGTCTCCGGGTATCATCGCCGCCGCAACTTATGCCGGGCACAGTTACGCACGAAGCCGCAACAATCCTGCTCCCGATGATATTTACGACATGTATCGCTGA
- a CDS encoding alanine racemase — translation MSDLTAIEAFNRPIPVDLPTPYVEIDDERLMQNLKGMQRRADQAGVVLRPHIKTHKNLTIAQRQLELGAIGVTASKPEEALVFVEGGVPSVTLAYPIVRPESIDRLVRSAKVRQTELLFIAAHDIGVEAIGAAAQAHGVKLGVFLKVDVGLGRVGVKPQDPAAERLAHRIAKHPHLTFEGLLSHAGHSYGSKSAGELANIANAEAQALLELAEQLKKSGVEVAGISVGATPTCLGAPIPAGITEIRPGNYAFLDRTALRLGITSADDMSLSVIATVVAHNDYHFIVDAGSKSLSSDLGAHGSRGSGFGIAVGVNTAAPQTWEVERLSEEHGFVRCSDTPPAIGSRVRIFPNHSCAVVAQFDRITLRQSDGRPCTLWTNARGRQT, via the coding sequence TTGTCTGATCTTACGGCAATCGAAGCTTTCAATCGCCCAATACCGGTCGACCTTCCGACACCTTATGTCGAGATCGATGACGAGCGCTTGATGCAAAACCTTAAGGGAATGCAACGGCGTGCCGACCAGGCCGGTGTTGTTTTGCGCCCTCACATCAAGACGCACAAAAATCTTACAATCGCGCAACGGCAGCTTGAACTCGGCGCAATCGGCGTCACGGCTTCCAAACCGGAAGAAGCGCTGGTTTTCGTTGAAGGTGGGGTGCCTTCAGTCACCCTTGCCTATCCAATCGTCCGACCAGAATCTATTGATCGACTCGTGCGGAGCGCGAAGGTTCGCCAGACCGAACTTTTGTTCATTGCAGCACATGACATAGGCGTCGAGGCAATTGGCGCTGCGGCGCAAGCGCATGGCGTCAAACTCGGCGTCTTTTTGAAAGTCGATGTTGGTTTGGGACGCGTAGGCGTTAAACCGCAAGATCCTGCGGCCGAGCGATTGGCTCACCGCATTGCAAAGCACCCGCATCTCACATTCGAAGGGCTTTTGTCCCACGCTGGGCACTCTTATGGCAGCAAGTCTGCCGGAGAGCTTGCGAATATCGCCAATGCAGAAGCGCAGGCATTGTTGGAACTTGCAGAACAGCTCAAAAAATCAGGCGTCGAGGTGGCGGGAATTTCTGTGGGAGCAACACCAACTTGTCTCGGCGCGCCGATCCCTGCCGGTATTACCGAAATCCGCCCGGGTAACTACGCTTTTCTCGACCGCACGGCGCTTCGACTGGGCATCACGTCTGCGGATGATATGTCGCTTTCAGTAATCGCAACCGTTGTTGCCCATAATGACTACCACTTCATCGTCGATGCGGGCTCAAAATCTCTTTCATCCGACCTTGGCGCACACGGTTCCCGTGGCAGTGGGTTCGGCATTGCCGTCGGTGTGAACACCGCAGCTCCACAAACATGGGAAGTTGAGCGTCTTTCAGAAGAACATGGCTTCGTTCGGTGTTCAGATACGCCGCCTGCTATCGGAAGTCGTGTTCGCATTTTCCCAAATCATTCCTGCGCGGTTGTCGCTCAGTTTGATCGGATCACATTGCGTCAATCCGATGGACGACCATGCACATTATGGACCAACGCCCGAGGCCGGCAAACATGA
- a CDS encoding ABC transporter substrate-binding protein — protein sequence MRKTLLSLAAAVALSGVTLAPAMAKTLVYCSEGSPEGFDAALYTTNSTWDASAETIYDRLTEFESGTTNVVPGLAESWVISDDNLEYTLKLRQGVKFHTTDSFTPTRDFNTDDVLFTYKRQLDKQHPWNNYFVGAGWEMFNAMDMPAIIKEVVKVDDHTVKFILNQPDASLLAKLALNFGSIMSAEYAEQLEKAGQREDLDHKPVGTGPFRFVDYQINAAIRFAANADYWDGAPKIDTLIFVIATDAATRMQKLQAGECHVAAYPAPADVAGLKTDPNLIVMEQPGLNVAYLAMNTLEAPFDKLEVRRAINMAVDRKAIVEAVYQGMGQVAQSVLPSTMWGYNGDIKGYSYDPTAAKKLLDEAGVKDLKMKIWAMPVSRPYMPNARRAAELMQADLAKVGIGVEIISYEWGEYLKKARDKQRDGAIVLGGTSDNGDPDNLLSYFFSCSGVGGSNNANWCYQPLEDILQKARVSSNKDERTKLYQEAQAIISDQAPWVPLAHSTVVLPMSTKIKNYVMEPLGSHRFEKVDIEE from the coding sequence ATGCGAAAGACTTTACTCTCATTAGCGGCAGCGGTAGCGCTTTCAGGAGTAACACTGGCTCCGGCAATGGCCAAAACACTTGTCTATTGTTCGGAGGGCTCACCGGAAGGTTTTGACGCCGCACTCTACACCACCAACAGCACATGGGATGCTTCTGCCGAGACGATTTATGATCGCCTGACCGAGTTCGAAAGCGGCACTACAAATGTGGTTCCAGGTCTGGCTGAGAGCTGGGTCATATCCGATGATAATCTCGAATATACGCTGAAACTGCGTCAGGGCGTGAAATTCCACACCACGGATAGTTTCACCCCAACGCGCGACTTCAACACAGACGATGTGCTTTTCACCTATAAGCGCCAGCTCGATAAGCAGCATCCGTGGAACAATTATTTCGTTGGTGCTGGCTGGGAAATGTTCAATGCAATGGACATGCCTGCAATCATCAAGGAAGTGGTCAAGGTTGACGACCATACCGTCAAATTCATACTGAACCAGCCAGATGCTTCCCTGCTGGCAAAGCTCGCGCTGAATTTCGGTTCGATCATGTCAGCTGAATATGCCGAGCAGCTGGAGAAAGCTGGTCAGCGCGAAGATCTTGACCATAAGCCGGTCGGCACAGGGCCTTTCCGCTTCGTCGATTATCAGATCAACGCCGCAATTCGCTTTGCTGCAAATGCCGATTATTGGGATGGCGCACCCAAAATTGACACTCTGATCTTTGTGATAGCCACAGACGCGGCCACTCGTATGCAGAAATTGCAGGCTGGTGAATGCCATGTTGCGGCGTATCCTGCTCCAGCCGACGTTGCTGGATTGAAGACCGATCCAAACTTGATCGTGATGGAACAGCCGGGACTGAACGTCGCGTATCTCGCGATGAACACACTGGAAGCGCCATTCGATAAGCTGGAAGTGCGCCGCGCTATAAATATGGCCGTTGATCGCAAGGCCATTGTCGAGGCTGTTTATCAAGGCATGGGTCAGGTCGCTCAAAGCGTGCTGCCATCGACTATGTGGGGCTATAATGGCGACATCAAGGGATATAGCTATGATCCGACTGCTGCAAAAAAGCTTTTGGATGAAGCTGGCGTCAAAGACCTGAAAATGAAGATTTGGGCGATGCCTGTCAGCCGTCCCTATATGCCAAATGCCCGACGTGCCGCGGAATTAATGCAGGCTGACCTCGCCAAAGTCGGTATCGGAGTAGAGATCATATCCTATGAATGGGGCGAGTATCTCAAGAAAGCGCGCGACAAGCAGCGCGATGGCGCCATTGTTCTGGGAGGAACCAGTGATAATGGCGATCCCGATAACCTGCTCAGCTATTTTTTCAGCTGTTCGGGAGTTGGAGGAAGCAACAATGCCAATTGGTGCTACCAGCCGCTTGAAGACATTCTGCAAAAAGCACGTGTGAGCTCGAACAAAGATGAACGGACCAAGCTTTATCAAGAAGCACAGGCGATCATCAGCGATCAGGCACCTTGGGTTCCGTTGGCCCATTCAACTGTTGTGCTGCCAATGTCCACGAAGATCAAAAACTATGTGATGGAGCCACTCGGTTCGCATCGTTTTGAGAAAGTCGATATCGAAGAATAA
- a CDS encoding transporter substrate-binding domain-containing protein → MKAIIKACAVAFLAATVMAPAAQAQTMKVAFGAEPYPPMYYPDASGKWQGFEIELADVVCEAAGLKCETVPIAWDGIIPALTSGKVDMIMGSMSITDERKKRVDFSDKYYKIPPMIITAKDAEFDITPEGMADKAIGVQVSTTHQAYVDKYFVPKGATLKEYQTQDEANNDLAAGRLDAVMADSSALIDFLNTDVGKDCCVSKGTPADDVSILGQGVGVAVRKGEDDLREKLNVAIKTIRENGEYDRVAKKYFTFDVFGQ, encoded by the coding sequence ATGAAGGCAATAATCAAGGCGTGTGCAGTCGCGTTTTTAGCTGCAACTGTAATGGCTCCAGCCGCTCAAGCACAGACGATGAAGGTTGCATTTGGAGCGGAACCTTATCCACCAATGTATTACCCGGACGCGTCAGGCAAATGGCAGGGTTTTGAAATCGAACTCGCCGACGTGGTTTGCGAAGCAGCTGGACTGAAATGCGAAACGGTTCCGATTGCATGGGACGGCATCATTCCAGCACTCACCAGCGGCAAGGTCGATATGATCATGGGGTCGATGTCGATCACTGACGAACGCAAGAAGCGCGTCGATTTCTCTGATAAATATTACAAAATTCCGCCCATGATCATTACTGCCAAGGACGCTGAGTTCGATATCACGCCCGAAGGAATGGCCGACAAAGCGATCGGCGTTCAGGTTTCGACCACACATCAGGCCTATGTCGATAAGTATTTTGTACCAAAGGGTGCGACGCTGAAAGAATACCAGACGCAGGACGAAGCCAATAACGACCTCGCCGCCGGACGTCTGGATGCTGTCATGGCCGATAGCAGCGCCTTGATTGATTTTCTCAACACGGATGTTGGCAAAGACTGCTGCGTAAGCAAAGGCACACCGGCGGACGATGTAAGCATTTTGGGCCAGGGCGTTGGTGTTGCCGTTCGTAAGGGAGAAGACGATCTACGTGAAAAGCTGAACGTTGCGATCAAGACTATTCGCGAGAATGGCGAATATGATCGCGTGGCGAAGAAGTATTTCACTTTTGACGTTTTTGGTCAGTAA
- a CDS encoding ABC transporter permease — protein MDISATAPRFPSLRDWLQPHRIVLLALLAIAIGLAVYIGEWDWLPRYLPRIISGVGVTLFMLFGSVIIGFLLAVPLGIVQVTGPWWLKAPATIFCTIFRGTPLLLQLWLLYYGLGSIFPMIPGIRSSFFWPYLREAWPYGLFALTMSFAAYEGEVMRGAFAGVPSGELQAGRAFGMGRFKIFHRIWFPRAFYRALPTLVGETVLHLKATPLVATITVIDIYGVITKVRQDTLLTYEPLFLLAAIYLALTCVLVLAMGRIERRIPVKGV, from the coding sequence ATGGATATAAGTGCAACAGCACCACGTTTTCCGTCACTTCGCGACTGGCTCCAGCCTCATCGTATCGTGCTGCTGGCATTGCTTGCCATAGCGATTGGCCTTGCCGTTTATATCGGCGAATGGGATTGGCTTCCACGTTATTTGCCGCGCATCATATCGGGCGTCGGTGTCACTCTTTTCATGTTATTTGGCAGTGTCATCATCGGCTTCCTGCTGGCCGTACCGCTCGGCATTGTACAAGTCACAGGTCCCTGGTGGCTTAAAGCTCCAGCAACCATATTCTGCACAATATTTCGCGGCACACCTCTGCTCTTGCAGCTCTGGCTGCTTTACTATGGTCTCGGCTCTATCTTCCCGATGATCCCCGGCATACGCTCGTCATTCTTCTGGCCCTATCTGCGTGAAGCATGGCCCTATGGGCTCTTTGCCCTCACCATGTCTTTTGCCGCCTATGAAGGCGAGGTCATGCGCGGTGCTTTTGCGGGCGTTCCTTCAGGAGAACTACAGGCGGGCCGCGCCTTTGGTATGGGGCGTTTTAAAATCTTCCACCGCATCTGGTTTCCACGCGCCTTTTATCGTGCACTGCCAACGCTCGTTGGCGAAACTGTGCTGCATCTCAAGGCAACACCGCTCGTTGCGACAATCACTGTCATCGACATTTACGGCGTCATAACCAAGGTTCGACAAGACACTCTCCTAACCTATGAACCGCTCTTCCTGCTGGCTGCGATCTATCTCGCACTGACATGCGTCCTTGTGCTTGCCATGGGCCGGATCGAGCGCCGCATACCGGTTAAAGGGGTGTAA
- a CDS encoding creatininase family protein produces MTKEVEWARMTAPALREIAGKPGALAVLPIGSLEQHGPHLPVITDTASASAASIRAASLVADEIPIAVLPGQWLGMSEHHLPFGGTITLDYETLSRVIRCIVRSLKAIGFSRLFIVNGHGGNIDPLAVAARELAVEFAMPIVVTTPWMLASEEAGKIFEVDSGPHHACEGEASVMLAIAGDAVKTDMFGQAFGNQRHPVDVPADVSRFYSFAERAPVTGTWGDPRSATAEKGEKFLDLHARELVKLIRNEVLWTKPDPVWAPARGLGTTDGRAE; encoded by the coding sequence ATGACAAAGGAAGTTGAATGGGCGCGCATGACTGCGCCTGCTCTGCGTGAGATCGCTGGCAAACCCGGTGCCCTTGCCGTATTGCCTATCGGATCGCTGGAACAACACGGTCCGCACCTGCCGGTCATTACAGACACCGCCAGTGCTTCGGCTGCTTCGATACGAGCGGCAAGCCTCGTCGCCGATGAAATTCCAATCGCCGTCCTTCCCGGACAGTGGCTTGGCATGAGTGAACACCACCTGCCTTTTGGCGGAACGATTACCCTTGATTACGAAACACTCAGCCGCGTCATCCGCTGCATCGTGCGGTCATTGAAGGCAATCGGTTTCTCGCGCCTTTTCATCGTCAATGGCCATGGCGGCAATATCGATCCGCTTGCGGTTGCAGCACGCGAACTGGCCGTCGAATTTGCAATGCCAATCGTCGTCACCACACCTTGGATGCTGGCAAGCGAGGAAGCAGGAAAGATCTTCGAGGTCGATAGCGGCCCGCACCACGCATGCGAAGGCGAAGCTTCGGTCATGCTGGCGATTGCTGGCGATGCCGTAAAAACCGACATGTTCGGTCAGGCCTTTGGCAATCAGCGGCATCCTGTTGATGTGCCGGCAGATGTTTCACGCTTCTATTCCTTTGCTGAACGCGCACCCGTCACCGGAACCTGGGGCGATCCACGCAGCGCAACAGCAGAAAAAGGCGAAAAATTTCTCGATCTTCATGCGCGCGAGCTCGTGAAGCTGATCCGCAATGAAGTTCTGTGGACCAAACCCGATCCGGTTTGGGCACCAGCGCGAGGCCTCGGAACAACTGACGGCCGAGCAGAATAA
- a CDS encoding helix-turn-helix domain-containing protein, which translates to MNDAKSSLGDILRDIRNRNHWTLAEVSAMTGLAVSTLSKVENNQMQLTYDRLIELAQGLNIDIAELFGTIASADDTSNVMGRRTYTKSGEGKSIITQNYDYLYLCTEIYKKAMVPILAVAHARTLEEFGPLIRHKGEEFFYVVEGELELHSEIYAPLRLKKGDSAYFDAMTGHAYLSVSEEPAQILCVCSTPETELVSTLVDQQTIKFRAE; encoded by the coding sequence ATGAATGATGCGAAGTCCAGCCTTGGCGACATTCTGCGAGACATTCGCAATCGCAATCATTGGACGCTTGCCGAAGTGAGCGCGATGACGGGGCTGGCCGTATCGACCCTCTCCAAGGTCGAAAACAATCAAATGCAGCTCACTTATGACAGACTTATCGAGCTTGCACAGGGGTTGAATATCGACATAGCCGAACTTTTTGGGACGATCGCAAGTGCCGACGACACGTCCAATGTTATGGGCCGCCGCACGTACACGAAATCTGGCGAAGGCAAGTCGATCATCACGCAGAATTACGACTATCTCTATCTCTGCACGGAAATCTACAAGAAGGCGATGGTCCCTATTCTAGCGGTCGCACATGCCCGCACCCTTGAAGAATTTGGCCCTCTTATCCGTCACAAAGGCGAAGAGTTCTTCTATGTAGTTGAAGGGGAGTTAGAGCTGCATTCGGAGATCTATGCACCGCTGCGTCTCAAGAAGGGCGACTCCGCTTATTTTGACGCGATGACTGGCCACGCCTATCTCAGCGTGAGCGAAGAACCTGCGCAAATCCTGTGTGTTTGCTCCACGCCTGAAACCGAGTTGGTTTCCACTCTCGTCGATCAGCAGACCATCAAGTTTCGAGCTGAATGA
- a CDS encoding ABC transporter ATP-binding protein, translating to MTDTNNAIAVTDLYKRFGPLDVLKGVSLEANSGDVVAIIGGSGSGKSTLLRCINLLEIPSSGSISIHGEQIKMRTRSHGIEPADARQVQRIRASLGMVFQSFNLWQHMTVLQNVIEAPVHVLGVPKDQAIAEAEVILRRVGLYEKRDVYPAFMSGGQQQRAAIARAVAIQPLAMLFDEPTSALDPELVGEVLSVINDLAKEHRTMLLVTHEMKFARNVATKVVFLHGGLIEEQGPPEQIFGDPKSERLRKFISSTHS from the coding sequence ATGACGGACACGAACAATGCAATCGCGGTCACGGATCTATATAAACGTTTTGGTCCGCTCGACGTCCTGAAGGGCGTTTCGCTGGAAGCCAACTCTGGTGACGTGGTTGCTATCATTGGCGGCAGTGGATCGGGAAAGTCGACCCTTTTGCGCTGCATCAACCTGCTTGAGATCCCAAGCTCCGGCTCGATCTCCATTCATGGCGAACAAATCAAAATGCGCACGCGTAGCCATGGCATAGAACCTGCCGACGCGCGGCAGGTGCAGCGCATCCGCGCCAGTCTTGGCATGGTCTTCCAGAGCTTCAATCTCTGGCAGCACATGACCGTTCTGCAGAACGTCATCGAAGCCCCGGTTCATGTGTTAGGCGTGCCCAAAGATCAGGCTATTGCCGAAGCAGAAGTCATTTTGCGCCGCGTTGGGCTTTATGAAAAACGCGATGTCTATCCGGCTTTCATGTCTGGCGGTCAGCAGCAGCGCGCCGCGATCGCGCGTGCAGTCGCAATTCAGCCGCTGGCGATGTTGTTCGACGAGCCGACTTCCGCGCTCGACCCCGAACTGGTGGGCGAAGTGCTTTCGGTCATCAATGATCTCGCGAAAGAACATCGCACCATGCTCCTCGTCACACATGAAATGAAATTCGCACGCAATGTCGCGACCAAGGTCGTCTTTCTGCATGGTGGGCTGATTGAGGAACAAGGCCCACCCGAACAAATATTTGGCGATCCGAAATCGGAGCGTCTGCGCAAGTTCATCAGCTCCACACATAGCTGA